The following proteins are co-located in the Echinicola sp. 20G genome:
- the rseP gene encoding RIP metalloprotease RseP, which produces MDTLIMVGQLLLGLSILVGLHEGGHMLAAKLFGMRVEKFSIGFPPKIVGFKYGETEYSLGAIPLGGFVKISGMVDESMDTEQLASEPQPWEFRAKPAWQRLIVMLGGIIVNVITGIIIFIALTYDRGETYFSRDQVIEHGIVAYDIGQQIGFQDGDKVLEVNGHTYESLSDLSNADVLLSENGYYTVDRDGEIIKIKIPRGFINSFSNQEAMSNFIDIGVPFVVMESVKGTHAAKLGLQEGDKVLAVNGEKVRYFTDFQKKLEEYSSKQIDLTYERNGQVKEGEIDVYEDGTIGVLVNPLIEPVRKSYSFNESIAKGTEKAFSVVIVNARALGKMFTGEVSTKNVSGPIGMAKIYGSSWDWVKFWSITGLISMILAFMNLLPIPALDGGHVVFLLYEMISGRSPSEKFLENAQKVGMVLLLALMVFAIGNDILKLFTGG; this is translated from the coding sequence ATGGATACTTTGATTATGGTGGGCCAGCTATTGCTGGGACTCTCTATTTTGGTTGGGTTGCATGAAGGGGGGCACATGTTGGCAGCGAAGCTGTTTGGCATGAGAGTAGAAAAATTTTCCATTGGTTTTCCTCCGAAAATTGTAGGGTTTAAGTATGGAGAGACAGAGTATTCATTGGGGGCTATCCCTCTTGGTGGATTTGTTAAAATATCAGGAATGGTGGATGAGTCCATGGATACTGAACAGTTGGCCTCAGAACCACAGCCTTGGGAATTTAGGGCTAAGCCAGCTTGGCAAAGATTGATAGTGATGCTTGGAGGGATTATTGTTAATGTGATTACAGGGATCATCATCTTTATCGCTTTGACCTATGACCGTGGAGAAACCTATTTTTCCAGAGACCAAGTGATTGAACATGGGATAGTGGCGTATGATATTGGACAGCAAATCGGTTTTCAGGACGGAGATAAAGTTCTTGAAGTAAACGGGCATACCTACGAAAGTTTGTCTGATTTGTCCAATGCGGATGTTTTGTTGAGCGAAAATGGTTACTACACGGTAGACCGTGACGGTGAGATCATCAAAATAAAAATACCTAGAGGTTTTATCAATTCATTTTCCAATCAAGAGGCCATGTCCAATTTTATTGATATAGGTGTGCCTTTTGTGGTGATGGAGTCGGTAAAAGGAACCCATGCAGCTAAGCTAGGTTTGCAAGAAGGGGACAAGGTATTGGCAGTGAATGGAGAAAAAGTGAGGTATTTTACTGACTTCCAGAAGAAGCTTGAGGAGTATTCTTCCAAGCAAATTGATCTTACTTACGAGCGAAACGGTCAAGTGAAGGAAGGGGAAATAGATGTTTATGAAGACGGAACCATTGGAGTACTTGTTAACCCTTTGATCGAGCCTGTAAGAAAGAGTTATAGTTTTAATGAATCGATAGCGAAAGGCACAGAGAAGGCCTTTAGTGTAGTGATTGTTAATGCCCGTGCTTTAGGTAAAATGTTTACCGGAGAGGTATCTACTAAAAATGTCAGTGGTCCTATTGGAATGGCCAAGATTTATGGCAGCAGTTGGGATTGGGTGAAGTTTTGGAGTATCACAGGCTTGATATCCATGATCCTTGCCTTTATGAATTTATTGCCAATTCCTGCATTGGACGGTGGTCATGTTGTGTTCTTGTTATACGAAATGATTTCTGGTAGAAGTCCATCAGAGAAATTCTTGGAGAATGCCCAGAAAGTAGGAATGGTGTTATTGTTGGCCCTGATGGTGTTTGCCATTGGGAATGATATCCTGAAGTTATTTACTGGAGGCTAA
- a CDS encoding 1-deoxy-D-xylulose-5-phosphate reductoisomerase, whose translation MSSKKRVALLGSTGSIGTQALEVMRNHDDRFEVEVLTAQNNVDLLIQQAIEFTPNAVVIANESHYKKLKTALDPHYIKVYAGEKALAQVVEMDTIDVVLTALVGYSGLLPTISAINAGKQIALANKETLVVAGELITQLAREKGVNIYPVDSEHSAIFQCLVGEFHNPIEKLILTASGGPFRGRDSASLQDVTKEQALKHPNWDMGAKITIDSASMMNKGLEVIEAKWLFGVRPDQIEVVVHPQSIVHSLIQFEDGSIKAQLGLPDMRIPIQFALSYPDRLVSDFPRFDFMQYPSLDFEKPDLKTFRNLQLAFDALERGGNAPCVLNAANEVVVAAFLQDQVGFLEMSDIIAKAMEKVEFVSHPALQDFVDTDKKARIVTEEIIKFKK comes from the coding sequence ATGTCAAGTAAGAAAAGAGTAGCACTGCTGGGATCTACGGGCAGTATCGGTACCCAGGCTTTGGAAGTGATGAGAAATCATGATGACCGCTTTGAGGTGGAAGTGCTGACAGCCCAGAATAATGTGGATTTATTGATTCAGCAGGCCATAGAGTTTACCCCTAATGCTGTGGTCATTGCAAATGAGTCTCATTATAAGAAGCTCAAAACGGCATTGGATCCTCATTATATTAAGGTTTATGCAGGGGAGAAAGCCTTGGCCCAGGTGGTTGAAATGGATACTATTGATGTTGTGCTTACTGCGTTGGTAGGGTATTCAGGTTTGTTGCCTACGATAAGTGCCATCAATGCGGGTAAGCAAATCGCTTTGGCCAATAAAGAGACTTTGGTCGTGGCTGGGGAGCTAATTACGCAGTTGGCTAGGGAAAAAGGTGTAAATATTTATCCCGTTGATTCAGAACATTCCGCAATATTTCAATGTTTAGTAGGGGAGTTCCATAATCCAATTGAGAAACTGATTCTGACCGCTTCAGGTGGGCCGTTTAGAGGACGTGATAGTGCCTCTTTGCAGGATGTTACCAAGGAGCAGGCCTTAAAGCATCCCAATTGGGATATGGGTGCCAAGATTACCATCGATTCTGCCTCCATGATGAACAAGGGCTTGGAAGTGATTGAGGCAAAATGGCTATTCGGAGTTAGACCTGATCAGATTGAGGTGGTGGTGCATCCCCAATCTATCGTGCATTCTTTGATTCAATTTGAAGATGGTAGTATCAAGGCACAACTCGGGTTACCTGATATGCGTATTCCCATTCAGTTTGCCTTGTCATATCCGGACAGATTAGTGTCCGATTTCCCAAGGTTTGATTTTATGCAATATCCTTCTTTGGATTTTGAGAAGCCAGATTTAAAAACATTTAGGAACCTCCAATTGGCTTTCGACGCATTGGAGAGGGGAGGCAATGCGCCTTGTGTACTCAATGCTGCCAATGAGGTGGTTGTGGCCGCGTTTTTGCAAGATCAGGTCGGGTTCTTAGAAATGTCCGATATTATTGCAAAAGCAATGGAAAAAGTGGAATTTGTCAGTCATCCTGCCTTACAGGACTTTGTCGATACTGACAAAAAGGCAAGAATTGTAACAGAAGAAATTATAAAGTTTAAAAAATAA
- a CDS encoding S1C family serine protease: MQKSLTTFILAFVAGLLGAWAYQQLFTHDNLSNLETSSGQTYSSQQVHNYTEEEIKPKPSMVQNNPPTSFVEASEKSTESVVFIKNFSGTDYRRYSMFDFFFGPQGGSSQRVSTGSGVIFSQDGYIITNNHVVENAETLEVIHHKKTYQAKLIGTDPNTDIAVLKIEAEELPAIQKGSSRDLKIGEWVIAVGNPFNLTSTVTAGIVSAKERQINILGGDFPLESFIQTDAAINPGNSGGALVNVKGELVGINTAILSRTGSYTGYGFAVPVDIASKVANDLIKFGEVQKAIPGIEAVEITPELAKEMDLESLDGVVVTHVIRGGAADQAGIAVKDVIKGVDGIKVTGKGSFEEALSYYYPGDKLNITYDRGNQHKSTELILQNLEGGTGIIKRAFYSSALLGARLESVNTVEKDRLQINYGIKITSLTRGYLNELGLGNGFILTEVNGEPAKDPKEIGSFLEDYSGRLVIEGLTPRGRPFRQSYSVR; the protein is encoded by the coding sequence ATGCAAAAAAGCTTAACTACTTTCATTTTGGCCTTTGTTGCCGGACTGTTGGGAGCCTGGGCGTATCAGCAGTTATTCACTCATGACAATTTATCCAATTTAGAGACCTCTTCTGGTCAAACATACTCTTCCCAGCAAGTTCACAATTATACGGAAGAAGAGATTAAGCCCAAGCCTTCCATGGTTCAAAACAATCCACCAACTTCTTTTGTAGAAGCGTCGGAAAAAAGCACCGAGTCGGTCGTTTTTATAAAGAACTTTTCCGGAACCGACTATAGAAGGTATAGCATGTTTGACTTCTTTTTCGGTCCTCAAGGAGGCTCAAGCCAACGCGTTAGTACAGGATCTGGGGTTATTTTCAGCCAAGATGGCTATATCATCACCAATAACCATGTGGTTGAAAATGCCGAAACATTAGAGGTAATCCATCATAAAAAAACTTATCAAGCCAAACTCATAGGCACGGACCCTAATACTGATATTGCCGTACTGAAGATTGAGGCTGAAGAGCTTCCGGCTATCCAAAAAGGCAGTAGCAGAGACCTTAAAATTGGGGAATGGGTCATTGCAGTCGGCAATCCTTTCAACCTTACTTCGACCGTAACGGCCGGAATTGTTTCTGCCAAAGAAAGACAAATCAACATTCTTGGAGGAGATTTCCCATTGGAATCTTTTATCCAAACAGATGCTGCCATTAACCCTGGAAACTCTGGTGGAGCCCTGGTCAATGTCAAAGGGGAATTAGTTGGCATCAACACTGCCATTCTTTCCAGGACCGGCTCTTACACTGGTTATGGGTTTGCTGTGCCTGTGGATATTGCCTCTAAGGTTGCCAATGACCTGATCAAATTTGGTGAAGTACAGAAAGCCATCCCTGGTATTGAAGCAGTAGAAATCACCCCTGAATTAGCCAAAGAAATGGATCTTGAGTCCTTAGATGGTGTGGTGGTCACCCATGTTATTAGAGGTGGCGCTGCAGACCAAGCTGGCATAGCAGTAAAGGATGTCATTAAAGGTGTAGATGGTATTAAAGTTACCGGAAAGGGAAGTTTTGAAGAAGCGCTTTCCTATTACTACCCGGGAGATAAATTGAACATCACTTATGACCGAGGTAACCAGCACAAAAGCACTGAACTCATCCTTCAAAACCTCGAAGGAGGCACAGGCATAATCAAAAGAGCATTTTACTCCTCTGCTTTATTAGGGGCAAGATTAGAATCGGTAAATACAGTAGAAAAAGACCGACTTCAGATTAATTACGGAATCAAGATCACATCCTTGACAAGAGGATATCTAAATGAATTAGGACTAGGAAATGGCTTCATCCTAACAGAAGTTAATGGCGAACCGGCAAAAGACCCCAAAGAAATAGGCTCCTTCTTGGAAGATTACAGTGGGCGATTGGTCATAGAAGGACTCACTCCAAGAGGGAGGCCTTTCAGGCAATCATACAGTGTCAGGTAA
- a CDS encoding nucleotidyltransferase substrate binding protein, which translates to MKTQPLTCEKCFDDFQTSLVELQEVIEEVKLKGINPKLEQHLHRSFEITHELALNTMTEFFKKQGRPPYSGSRDVTLDAFNEELIDDGKGWLDMIICRIKATPVYTENASNSLTENILKNYVHLFENFEKKMYDRLN; encoded by the coding sequence ATGAAAACACAGCCGCTAACTTGCGAAAAGTGCTTTGATGATTTCCAAACCTCACTTGTAGAGCTTCAGGAAGTCATTGAGGAAGTTAAACTGAAAGGAATAAACCCAAAGCTTGAACAACATTTGCACCGATCCTTTGAAATCACCCATGAGCTTGCCCTGAACACCATGACTGAGTTTTTTAAAAAACAAGGCAGGCCTCCCTACTCTGGCTCAAGAGATGTCACCCTTGATGCTTTCAATGAAGAACTTATTGACGATGGAAAAGGCTGGTTGGACATGATCATTTGCCGGATCAAAGCCACTCCCGTCTACACTGAAAATGCTTCAAACTCCTTAACAGAAAATATTCTAAAGAACTATGTACATCTATTTGAAAATTTTGAAAAGAAAATGTACGACAGACTCAATTAA
- a CDS encoding LVIVD repeat-containing protein: protein MKQRLLISKNWSQVLTFFLIVLGYTSCNDQVESTYTYHAMVPVSMEASTLRSMSVGQVAPREISETGKIYIFGDFLFVNEPHEGIHVINNSNPSNPQNISFIEVPGTVDLAVNDNILYADSYIDLLAFDISNPYNVKMVKRVEDVFMNYYTNPEVGTFMYFKDSVMTSTEPRRNWGGPIFWLETASFANADAGGSYGQGGSMARFTLSSGYLYTVDDYDLRLFDVSEKASPEFVKQINLGWGIETIFPFKDKLFIGSNTGMHIYDVSTPSEPEMLSVYSHFTSCDPVVANDDYAFVTLRSGTFCRQGMNVLEVLDIKDPSNPKLLKSYEMKNPHGLGLSGYNLFVCEGEYGLKSFKVQDVMNLDKNQMQHLENLNAIDLIPGPKSLIVIGNDVICQYDYSNPGQLKLLSCMQIEKQQLY, encoded by the coding sequence ATGAAACAGCGTTTACTCATTTCCAAAAATTGGTCTCAAGTGCTGACATTTTTTTTGATAGTCCTTGGATACACCTCTTGCAACGACCAAGTAGAGAGCACCTACACTTATCACGCCATGGTCCCCGTTTCGATGGAAGCCAGTACCTTGAGAAGCATGTCCGTTGGACAAGTGGCTCCTAGAGAGATAAGTGAAACAGGAAAAATTTATATTTTTGGTGACTTTTTATTTGTCAATGAGCCCCATGAGGGCATCCATGTCATCAATAATTCCAACCCTTCAAACCCTCAAAACATCAGTTTCATAGAAGTCCCTGGCACGGTGGATTTGGCTGTAAATGACAATATACTTTACGCAGATAGCTACATTGACCTACTGGCCTTTGACATTAGCAACCCCTATAATGTCAAAATGGTCAAAAGAGTGGAAGATGTCTTTATGAACTATTACACCAACCCAGAAGTAGGAACTTTCATGTATTTCAAGGATTCTGTCATGACCAGTACCGAACCAAGAAGAAATTGGGGAGGACCAATCTTTTGGTTAGAAACCGCCTCATTTGCCAATGCCGATGCAGGAGGCAGCTATGGGCAAGGTGGATCAATGGCCAGGTTCACATTATCTAGCGGGTACCTTTATACCGTTGACGATTACGACTTAAGGTTATTCGATGTAAGTGAAAAAGCTTCCCCGGAGTTCGTAAAACAGATCAACCTTGGTTGGGGAATAGAGACCATCTTCCCATTCAAGGACAAGTTATTTATCGGTTCGAATACGGGCATGCACATCTATGATGTTTCTACTCCATCAGAACCGGAAATGCTTTCTGTTTATTCTCACTTCACCAGCTGTGACCCAGTAGTAGCCAATGATGATTATGCTTTTGTCACCTTGAGGAGCGGCACTTTCTGTCGTCAGGGCATGAATGTATTGGAAGTACTTGATATCAAGGATCCATCCAACCCGAAATTACTCAAATCTTATGAAATGAAAAATCCTCACGGATTGGGCTTATCAGGCTACAACCTTTTCGTTTGTGAGGGGGAATATGGCTTAAAAAGCTTCAAAGTACAAGACGTGATGAACCTTGATAAAAACCAAATGCAACACTTGGAGAATCTAAATGCTATTGATTTAATTCCCGGACCAAAATCACTTATCGTAATTGGCAATGATGTAATCTGCCAATATGATTATAGTAATCCAGGTCAACTCAAACTATTAAGCTGTATGCAGATTGAAAAACAGCAACTTTATTAG
- a CDS encoding ABC transporter substrate-binding protein, translating to MSKVLFYLTIIFSIAACSAPNQKASHNEELEEIPLDHAVGFKILQGKGCKIVEVLHGFPGEHQAFRYLVKETEKTKAPESHFDAIIDSSVQKIILTSTTQIPHLDELDLSKNLIAFPNTKLISSKKIRKQIDQGEVEDLGTGAKYNTEKIIDLEPNLVVISTLGDNLKDLQVLSQAKIPTVINGDYMEQTPLGRAEWMKFTGALTGKLKEATKKFDEIKQNYNALKSSVKEANLENLPTVISGSMYKDIWYAPAGNNWGAIFLKDAGADYIFKDQESSGSLQLNYEYVLEKGLNANIWISTAEFTSLDQMKNADERYTQFSSFQEGEVYTFSNTRGETGGLEYFELGYTRPDIILKDLIKVFHPELLPNYSPYFYQKLD from the coding sequence ATGAGTAAAGTATTATTTTATTTGACAATCATTTTTAGTATTGCAGCATGCTCTGCCCCCAACCAAAAAGCATCTCATAATGAAGAATTAGAGGAAATCCCTTTGGACCATGCCGTAGGTTTTAAAATACTCCAAGGCAAAGGCTGCAAGATAGTCGAAGTATTACATGGATTCCCAGGGGAACACCAAGCCTTTCGGTATTTGGTCAAAGAAACAGAAAAAACAAAAGCACCAGAATCCCATTTTGATGCAATAATTGATTCCTCTGTCCAAAAAATCATTCTCACCTCCACGACACAAATTCCCCACTTGGATGAATTGGACTTATCTAAAAATCTTATAGCATTCCCAAACACCAAACTGATCTCCTCAAAGAAAATAAGAAAGCAAATCGACCAGGGTGAAGTGGAAGACTTAGGCACTGGAGCCAAATACAATACTGAAAAAATCATTGATTTGGAACCAAACTTAGTAGTAATATCTACTTTGGGAGATAACTTAAAAGACCTTCAAGTCCTGAGTCAGGCGAAAATCCCTACTGTCATCAATGGAGATTATATGGAACAAACCCCCCTAGGAAGGGCTGAATGGATGAAATTTACGGGTGCGCTTACGGGAAAACTCAAGGAAGCAACAAAGAAATTTGACGAAATAAAACAAAATTACAATGCTTTAAAATCATCTGTAAAAGAGGCTAACCTTGAAAATCTCCCAACCGTCATTAGTGGCAGTATGTACAAAGACATTTGGTATGCTCCTGCCGGCAACAACTGGGGAGCGATATTTCTAAAAGACGCAGGCGCTGATTACATATTTAAAGACCAGGAAAGTTCAGGAAGCCTTCAACTGAATTATGAATATGTATTGGAAAAAGGTTTAAATGCTAACATTTGGATCAGTACAGCCGAATTCACTTCCTTGGATCAAATGAAAAATGCAGATGAAAGATATACCCAGTTTTCATCCTTCCAAGAAGGAGAGGTTTATACCTTTTCGAATACCCGAGGAGAAACCGGAGGACTAGAGTACTTTGAGCTAGGCTATACTAGGCCTGACATAATCCTTAAAGACTTGATAAAAGTTTTTCATCCCGAGCTATTACCCAACTATAGCCCTTATTTTTACCAAAAATTAGATTAG
- a CDS encoding iron ABC transporter permease yields the protein MITGVVLLLVFFLVNISIGSVYIPIPQLIHGLLGADLDKASWETILFLYRIPKAITAVLVGISLSVSGLQMQTFFRNPLAGPYVLGISSGAGLGVAIMIMGGSALGITFSSSSNYMTWGIWGIIISGSLGAILVLLLMSLTAWKIKDSMTLLIIGLMFGSASGAVVSVLSYFGNAEDLKLFTIWSMGSLGGISGTQLEVLSLICFIGIIPVIALIKSYNAMLMGERYATSMGVNIKSLRWAMILSTGLLAGSATAFCGPIAFIGIAVPHLARMIFRTGDHRILFPASALIGACFLLISDAISQIPGSAETLPINVITSLFGAPLVIWLILKRNLSSEF from the coding sequence TTGATCACAGGAGTAGTTTTACTTTTGGTGTTTTTCCTTGTTAATATCTCCATAGGCTCTGTTTATATCCCAATACCCCAATTAATTCATGGATTATTAGGCGCTGACCTAGATAAAGCCAGTTGGGAAACCATACTTTTCCTTTATCGTATTCCAAAAGCCATTACAGCTGTTTTAGTAGGAATTTCACTTTCAGTGAGTGGTCTTCAAATGCAAACTTTTTTTAGAAATCCTTTAGCAGGCCCCTATGTTCTTGGAATAAGTTCTGGAGCAGGATTAGGCGTTGCCATCATGATTATGGGAGGCAGTGCGCTTGGAATCACATTTTCTTCCAGTTCCAATTATATGACTTGGGGCATTTGGGGAATCATCATATCAGGAAGTTTAGGAGCCATTTTGGTCTTGCTGCTAATGAGCCTGACTGCTTGGAAAATTAAAGATAGCATGACGCTTTTGATAATAGGGTTGATGTTTGGCAGCGCTTCAGGTGCTGTGGTCAGCGTATTGTCTTATTTTGGTAATGCTGAAGACTTAAAGCTTTTCACTATCTGGTCCATGGGAAGCTTAGGCGGCATTAGTGGAACGCAACTGGAAGTTTTATCCCTTATTTGCTTCATTGGTATTATTCCCGTAATCGCTTTAATAAAATCATACAATGCAATGCTAATGGGAGAGCGCTATGCCACCAGTATGGGAGTCAATATCAAAAGTCTGAGATGGGCCATGATCTTAAGTACGGGATTGTTGGCAGGAAGTGCCACGGCTTTTTGTGGACCAATCGCCTTTATAGGAATAGCTGTCCCCCATTTGGCTAGAATGATATTCAGAACTGGTGACCACAGAATCCTTTTCCCTGCTTCTGCTTTGATAGGAGCCTGCTTCCTATTGATCAGTGATGCCATTAGCCAAATCCCCGGTTCTGCAGAGACATTGCCAATCAACGTAATCACTTCTTTATTTGGTGCACCTTTGGTAATTTGGCTAATTCTAAAAAGAAACTTGAGTAGTGAATTTTAA
- a CDS encoding ABC transporter ATP-binding protein, which yields MVKDKHILTGQNVSIGYKKGKSFKKIGTSLTFELQKEKLTCLLGPNGVGKSTLIKTIMGQLPSLEGSINFGHLPVQEIDAKSLAKKISVVLTDRISPGNLSVEQLVSLGRTPFTNWIGKLTPEDKEMVVEAMKATKTYYLKDQLVSELSDGQLQKVMIARALAQDGDLIILDEPTAHLDLVNRYEIMHLLREVTQNKHKSILVITHDLDIAIETSDELWIMQCGDPLLCGTPEDLILSGKINKLLPSDELSFDSNTGKIRPKSFPLSPSIKGPQPITQWLNLALQKNSISLSEETSIHVTEAPLTFEISRPNLIFKAKSIQEVIHFLLKNS from the coding sequence ATGGTAAAGGACAAGCACATATTGACTGGGCAAAACGTCAGCATTGGCTATAAAAAAGGAAAGTCCTTCAAGAAAATAGGTACATCCTTGACCTTTGAGCTACAAAAAGAAAAATTGACCTGTCTGCTTGGCCCCAATGGAGTAGGAAAATCTACGCTGATAAAAACCATCATGGGACAGCTCCCAAGTCTTGAAGGAAGCATCAATTTTGGTCATCTTCCTGTCCAAGAAATCGATGCTAAATCATTGGCCAAGAAAATCAGCGTGGTACTGACAGACAGGATTTCTCCCGGAAATCTCTCAGTCGAACAGCTGGTGAGCCTTGGAAGAACCCCGTTTACAAACTGGATTGGCAAACTCACTCCTGAGGACAAAGAAATGGTGGTAGAGGCCATGAAGGCCACCAAAACCTACTACCTTAAAGATCAATTGGTTTCGGAATTAAGTGATGGGCAGCTTCAAAAAGTAATGATTGCAAGGGCCTTGGCCCAAGATGGTGATTTGATCATTCTTGATGAGCCTACTGCTCATCTGGACTTGGTCAACCGATACGAAATCATGCACCTGCTTAGAGAAGTCACACAAAACAAACATAAATCCATTTTGGTCATCACCCATGACCTCGACATAGCCATTGAAACTTCAGATGAACTTTGGATCATGCAATGTGGTGATCCCCTTTTATGCGGAACACCTGAAGACCTTATTCTTTCAGGAAAAATCAACAAACTTCTCCCTAGTGATGAGCTGTCTTTTGATTCAAATACCGGAAAAATCCGACCTAAGTCATTCCCCTTGTCCCCTTCTATTAAGGGACCCCAGCCAATTACCCAATGGCTGAACCTGGCTCTTCAAAAAAATAGCATAAGTTTATCTGAAGAAACTTCCATCCACGTCACTGAAGCACCACTTACTTTTGAAATCAGTCGCCCAAATTTGATTTTCAAAGCAAAATCGATTCAAGAAGTCATTCACTTTCTCCTCAAAAACAGCTAA
- a CDS encoding MarR family winged helix-turn-helix transcriptional regulator: MTKEQFSQYSFLLDRTARRVKQYAQQKFKNGDFDVTVDQWLILKRLAENEAISQSELAALVFKDQPTLTRIIDILCKKGYVERVQHPADRRSYQIHLTSDGHDKVNELKPKVSLIREKAWEKLDQNDFEEFKRILNTIYSNLE, translated from the coding sequence ATGACAAAAGAACAATTTAGCCAATACTCCTTTTTACTGGACAGAACAGCCAGGAGGGTTAAACAATACGCCCAGCAAAAGTTCAAAAATGGAGATTTTGACGTAACTGTTGATCAATGGCTCATCTTAAAGCGACTAGCGGAAAACGAGGCCATAAGCCAATCAGAGTTAGCCGCTTTAGTTTTCAAAGATCAGCCTACTTTGACCCGAATCATTGATATCCTATGCAAAAAAGGATATGTAGAAAGGGTACAGCATCCCGCTGACAGGAGGAGTTACCAAATTCATCTGACCAGTGATGGACATGATAAAGTCAATGAGCTCAAACCTAAAGTTTCTCTTATCAGAGAGAAAGCTTGGGAAAAATTGGATCAAAATGATTTTGAAGAATTCAAAAGAATCTTGAACACAATCTACAGTAATTTAGAATAG
- a CDS encoding NAD(P)/FAD-dependent oxidoreductase — protein MITTDICIIGAGPVGLFTVFEAGLLKMRCHLIDALPQVGGQLSEIYPQKPIYDIPGYPEVKAQDLVDNLMKQIEPFNPTFSLGERVDHLTKQDDGSYVVTTSDKTKVHAQVIVIAGGLGCFEPRKPVLENLENFEGKGITYMVKDPEQFRGKKVILAGGGDSALDWTIFLSDVAEKVTLVHRNETFRGAPDSAAKVFDLANNGKIDLILSSNLTKISGNGHLQSVTMKNKAKEELVVDTDYLIPLFGLSPKLGPIADWGLNIDKNAIEVDTTDYSTNVERIYAVGDINTYENKLKLILCGFHEAALMCHSAFKYVYPDQKLSFKYTTVNGVNSF, from the coding sequence ATGATAACAACTGACATTTGCATCATCGGAGCTGGGCCTGTAGGATTATTCACTGTATTTGAAGCAGGCTTGCTGAAAATGCGTTGTCACCTGATTGACGCATTGCCACAGGTAGGTGGACAGCTTTCTGAAATATATCCACAAAAGCCAATTTATGACATTCCAGGTTATCCGGAAGTCAAAGCCCAGGATTTGGTAGATAATCTGATGAAACAGATTGAACCTTTTAACCCGACTTTTAGCTTGGGCGAAAGAGTGGACCACCTTACCAAACAGGACGATGGATCTTATGTGGTGACCACTAGTGACAAAACAAAAGTTCATGCCCAAGTAATTGTGATTGCTGGAGGCTTGGGTTGTTTCGAACCAAGAAAACCTGTTCTGGAAAACCTTGAAAACTTTGAAGGGAAAGGCATCACCTACATGGTAAAAGATCCTGAGCAATTTAGAGGTAAAAAAGTGATCTTGGCAGGAGGCGGTGACTCTGCCCTAGACTGGACCATCTTCCTGTCCGATGTAGCCGAAAAAGTAACTTTAGTACATAGAAATGAAACTTTCAGAGGAGCTCCTGATTCTGCTGCCAAGGTTTTTGATTTAGCTAACAACGGTAAAATTGATCTAATCTTGAGTTCTAATCTTACCAAAATATCTGGCAACGGACACCTTCAAAGTGTCACCATGAAAAATAAAGCCAAGGAAGAATTGGTAGTGGATACAGATTATTTGATTCCTCTTTTCGGACTAAGCCCAAAATTGGGGCCTATTGCTGACTGGGGTTTGAATATTGACAAAAACGCCATTGAAGTGGATACTACTGATTACTCTACCAATGTTGAGAGAATCTATGCCGTTGGAGATATCAACACCTATGAAAATAAACTTAAGTTGATCCTTTGTGGATTCCATGAGGCAGCTTTGATGTGCCACAGCGCTTTCAAATATGTTTATCCAGATCAAAAATTAAGCTTTAAATACACGACTGTTAATGGTGTAAATTCATTTTAA
- a CDS encoding 2Fe-2S iron-sulfur cluster-binding protein, with translation MVTFEVEDHDGNRQSIEAPDDMGLSLMEVLKASEYPVLATCGGMALCATCHVEVLEGKDGLGEATDVELDQLEALPEMFDTSRLACQIRISEELEGAVFKLRGEEN, from the coding sequence ATGGTAACATTTGAAGTAGAAGATCACGACGGAAACCGTCAATCAATTGAGGCTCCTGACGACATGGGCCTGAGCCTAATGGAGGTTCTGAAAGCATCTGAATACCCTGTATTGGCCACTTGTGGCGGGATGGCACTTTGTGCTACTTGCCATGTAGAAGTATTGGAAGGTAAAGATGGACTTGGTGAAGCCACTGATGTGGAGCTTGACCAGCTGGAGGCCTTGCCGGAAATGTTTGACACCAGTAGGCTTGCTTGTCAAATCAGAATCAGTGAGGAATTGGAAGGGGCGGTTTTCAAACTAAGAGGAGAAGAAAATTAA